Sequence from the Mesorhizobium sp. PAMC28654 genome:
TTCCGGGCGACGGAACAACGCGTTCTCGTCGAACGACATCTTGGCGTCGAGCGCCATCAGATTGCCGTCGCGGGTTACCACCAGCGGATTGATCTCGAGCATCGAGGCATCGTAGTCGCGAAACACCCGGTAGCAGCCGAGCAGCGTCTCGGTCGCCTTGCCAATCAGGTTGTTCTCGAGACCCAGGCCGAAGGCGATCTCGCGCGCCTGGAACCGCTGCATGCCGACGCCGGGATCGACCGTGGTCCGGATAATGGAATCCGGAGCGTCTTCGACGATGTCCTCGATCTCCATGCCGCCGGCGGCGGACGCGACGATCATGACGCGCTCTTCCTTGCGGTCGAGGACGAAGCCGATATACAGCTCCTGTGCGATGTCGACGGCTTCCTCGAGATAGAGCCTGGATACCAGCTTGCCGCGCGGACCGGTCTGCTGGGTTACCAGCTTGCGCCCCAGCATGGCCTCGGCGGCGTTGGAGATTTCCTCGTCATTCACGCACAGGCGGATACCGCCAGCCTTGCCACGCGCGCCAGAGTGCACCTGCGCCTTGACGACCCATTTGCCGCCGCCGATCTCGCGGGCGCGGTAGGTCGCCTGCTCGGGGCTGTAGGCAAGGCCGCCACGCGGGACATGGACCCCGTGACGGGCCAGCAGTTCCTTGGCCTGATATTCGTGGATATCCATTCTTGTCCTCCCGGTATCGTCGGTGCGCGGCAGCGCGCGTCTAACCTACGCGTCCGATTGCCCCGTTGACCACCAGCACGTTGCGCCATGCGCTCCGACGCCGCGTCGGTCATCTTGCCGTGAAACGTGGAGCAAGTCTCGTTTCGATGATAGCTCGCAACAACACCTTCGCGGGTAAGATATCGTTGCGTGCGGGTAGGTTTGGCCTACCCGCACGCACCCTAGGATCCCCAACGCTTCTCACTTGAATAGAGTGCGACCGCCATTGCCCGATTGCGGACGGCAAGCTTGTCGTAGAGATTCTTGAGATGATATTTCACGGTATTCTCGGAGATACCGGTGCGTGTCGCGATCTGCAGGTTGGTCCAGCCGTCGGCAAGCACCGCCAGAAGTTCCCGCTCGCGCACCGTGAGCCGCGACAGCGGCGTGTCGTTGATCTTGTTGATGTCGATATAAGGGATGCAGATACGGCCGCGCGCGACCGCGAGTATCGTCTCGAAGATGATCTGGGGCTCGTCGAACTGGAAACAGTAGCCATGAGCCCCGAGGCGCACGCACTGCTTCAGGATTCCGATATCGTGTTCGTTCGAAAAGACAGTAACGCGCACGTCGAGCTTGCGGTTCTGGATTTCCGCCAGAAGGTCGGCGCCGTCCATGTCGACGAGTTTCCAGCCGATGACGGCCACATCGAATTGCGACGCCGTCGCGAGTTCCAGGAAATGCTTGCCGCTTCGCACCGAGCCAAAAAACGCGAAACGCCCGTCGCATTCCAGCATTTCACGCAGGGCCGACAATACCAGCGGATTGCGCTCGGCGACGAGAACGCTAACGCGCTGTCCGGTTGCCTCGTTTGCTCTCTCCGACTGGATGTTCAACGATTCCCGGTTGTTCTGGACCGATTTGCGGGCATGGGTCGATCCGGTTGTTTCTGTTCATCTCACGTTACGCAATTTTGTCCTAACCGCGAATGGGTGCTCTTTCCTCAGCGACATGCGTTGTCGCGTCGCTTCAACCAGGCACTCAACCTCACAATTGACTTTTACGTAAATGCCGTGCGAGGCTCTGCATGTTGGGGCAACATGCCGATTCCGGCTGGGAACTGGGTTGGCATGGGACGGACGGGCCGGTAATCGGCGAGGGGTGTCCGGTCCCGGCATGTGGAGTGACAATGCGGGAATACTATTCGATCACGGAGCTGACTCGCGAATTCGATGTTTCGACGCGGACGTTGCGCTTCTACGAGGATGAGGGGCTGGTGCAACCGGTGCGGCGTGGCCGCACCCGCCTGTTCCGTCCGTCGGACCGGCATCTCATCCGCCAGATCATGCGCGGAAAGAGGCTCGGCTTCTCGATCAACGAAATCCGCGAAATCATCCAGATGTACAAGGAGCCGCCCGGCGAAGTCGGGCAACTCAAGCTCATGATCAAGCGCATCGAGGAAAAGCGCGAGGATCTCCGGCAGAAGCGCAGGGATCTCGAGGAGACGCTGGCCGAACTCGACCAGGCCGAGGAATCATGCGTTGAGCGGCTCGTGGAGCTTGGCGTCAACACGTAAAACGTCTTCGCGGCGAAGGGCGGCTCAAATCCAGCGCCGCACCTTCTTCGCATAATCCCGGTATTTCTTGCCGAACTTCGCCGCAAGGATTTTCTCCTCGCCCTCGATCGCGACCTTTTGGGTGACGAAGGCGGCGATGAACGCCAGCGGCAGGAACCACGCTATCCCCGAGACAAAGGCCACGCCGATCAACAGCAGCGTATTGGCCAGGTACATTGGATTGCGGGTAATGCCGAACGGGCCGCTCGTTACCAGATGGTCGGGTACGGCATTGGGATTAAGCGTGGTCTTGGCCCGCATCATGATGCGGATCGCCGTGAACCAGAGTGCGGCGACGGCAAGCAGCGCCACCCAGCCGGCCGCGAACAGGATGTCGCCCAGGAGGTCGTCGATCCATGGTAGCGGATAGAGAAGCCCGAGCGCGACGCTGATGGCGATGGCGGCGATGTAGATCAGCGGTGGCCACGGAATTATTCCCGGCTTTGCCTGGCTGTCGGTCATTGCGCCCCTCCATCCATCATCTTGTCGTCGGTCTTGGCGGTGCAGGTATCGGCAAGGTCACCCAGATGTGCCTTCCACTCGGCGGTCTGGTCATTGTTGTAGAGCCGGTCGAGCGTGGTTTCTCCAGCGCATCAAGCATGCAACCACAATAGGCTGTACAGAACACCTTGTCGCGCTGCTGCTCGCACGAGACCTGGCAAGCTTTCAGGAAATTGACCTGCTTGGTTTCGACCGGCGCCGGCATCACCTGAGCAAACAGCCAGACGCAGGAGATAAGCAAGGGCTGGTGGATCAGGTAGAAGGCGAGGCTGTGGCGACCGATGAAGACCAGCGGGTTTGCCCAGCGCCCGGGCGTGATGCTGGCCAGACGCGTCAGGATACCAGAGGCAGTGGCAAGCTTCGTCATGCCGATGCCCACAAGCACGGCGCCGAACCACGGAAACAGAGGAACGTAGTCGTTGGAGCGCGGATTGTTCGCCGACAGACCGACCCACCACAGGGCGGGATGGTCGAAAATCTCGGAACGCAGGTAAAAAGGCGCGGCGATGACGAGCGCCGCCACAAGCA
This genomic interval carries:
- a CDS encoding malate--CoA ligase subunit beta — encoded protein: MDIHEYQAKELLARHGVHVPRGGLAYSPEQATYRAREIGGGKWVVKAQVHSGARGKAGGIRLCVNDEEISNAAEAMLGRKLVTQQTGPRGKLVSRLYLEEAVDIAQELYIGFVLDRKEERVMIVASAAGGMEIEDIVEDAPDSIIRTTVDPGVGMQRFQAREIAFGLGLENNLIGKATETLLGCYRVFRDYDASMLEINPLVVTRDGNLMALDAKMSFDENALFRRPEISELRDKSQEDPRETFASDRGLSYVGLDGNIGCIINGAGLAMATMDMIKIAGGEPANFLDIGGGASPERVAKSFRAVLGDKNVETILVNIFAGINRCDWVAEGVIKAIREVGVNVPLVVRLAGTNVDEGKRILAESGEDVIVADTLAEAAEKAVAAWQAVTKKNAA
- a CDS encoding LuxR C-terminal-related transcriptional regulator is translated as MNIQSERANEATGQRVSVLVAERNPLVLSALREMLECDGRFAFFGSVRSGKHFLELATASQFDVAVIGWKLVDMDGADLLAEIQNRKLDVRVTVFSNEHDIGILKQCVRLGAHGYCFQFDEPQIIFETILAVARGRICIPYIDINKINDTPLSRLTVRERELLAVLADGWTNLQIATRTGISENTVKYHLKNLYDKLAVRNRAMAVALYSSEKRWGS
- a CDS encoding MerR family transcriptional regulator, producing MREYYSITELTREFDVSTRTLRFYEDEGLVQPVRRGRTRLFRPSDRHLIRQIMRGKRLGFSINEIREIIQMYKEPPGEVGQLKLMIKRIEEKREDLRQKRRDLEETLAELDQAEESCVERLVELGVNT
- a CDS encoding methyltransferase family protein; translated protein: MTDSQAKPGIIPWPPLIYIAAIAISVALGLLYPLPWIDDLLGDILFAAGWVALLAVAALWFTAIRIMMRAKTTLNPNAVPDHLVTSGPFGITRNPMYLANTLLLIGVAFVSGIAWFLPLAFIAAFVTQKVAIEGEEKILAAKFGKKYRDYAKKVRRWI